Proteins from a single region of Edaphobacter bradus:
- a CDS encoding ArsR/SmtB family transcription factor has protein sequence MAKTKDIPLTDRQFRLVARALADPRRYEILEQLGKMDVTACENIRSCMPISAPTLSHHMKELENAGLVEAQREGKFVHYTLCRDTLKAYLARLAAI, from the coding sequence GTGGCTAAGACAAAGGACATCCCGCTCACCGATCGCCAGTTCCGGCTCGTTGCACGGGCGCTGGCTGATCCCAGGCGGTACGAGATTCTCGAGCAGCTTGGCAAGATGGATGTCACCGCCTGCGAGAACATCCGCAGCTGTATGCCGATCAGCGCGCCAACGCTCTCTCACCACATGAAAGAACTTGAAAATGCCGGACTTGTTGAGGCGCAGCGGGAAGGCAAGTTCGTTCATTACACGCTTTGCCGCGACACTCTCAAGGCTTATCTTGCTCGCCTGGCCGCGATCTAG
- a CDS encoding DUF6677 family protein, whose protein sequence is MATTPPAAARAAQSSALPALALIAGWLVPGAGHFLLRKWIRGSLIFVSIVSMFLIGLALKGKIYSPTTAEILDMLNFAGDVGTGLLYVIARVFDLGQASVQVAIADYGTKFIVVAGLLNIMAAVDAHSLANGRKPS, encoded by the coding sequence ATGGCCACCACCCCTCCCGCAGCGGCGCGCGCCGCACAATCCTCTGCCCTGCCCGCGCTCGCGCTGATCGCCGGATGGCTCGTCCCCGGCGCTGGTCACTTCCTTCTTCGCAAGTGGATTCGCGGCTCGCTGATCTTCGTCTCCATCGTCTCGATGTTCCTCATCGGCCTCGCGCTCAAGGGAAAGATCTACTCCCCCACGACCGCCGAGATCCTCGACATGCTGAACTTCGCCGGTGATGTCGGAACCGGGCTGCTCTACGTCATCGCCCGCGTCTTCGATCTCGGCCAGGCCTCCGTCCAGGTGGCCATCGCCGACTACGGAACGAAGTTCATCGTCGTCGCCGGCCTGCTCAACATCATGGCCGCCGTCGATGCACACTCCCTCGCCAACGGGAGAAAGCCCTCATGA
- a CDS encoding M24 family metallopeptidase: protein MNQTAIESTTMDLAAIQSALREQKLDGWLFYDHHNRDPLAYRILGIPGGHITRRWYYFIPAQGEPKKLVHRIESHKLDALPGPKDQYSSWQELESRLKAMLDGATKIAMQYSPNNAIMYVSLVDAGTIELLRSFKKEIVTSADLVSHFEAVLTESQIATHYEAQRKLDAILAEGWHEIGSRVRANSPDAHEFAIVEFLQRAIEREGMVTEFGPNVSVGPNSADSHYVPTAATSKPIRRGDFVLIDIWSKLANNPGAVWYDITWTGAVDRSPTEREHHIFTTVRDARDAAIARVQQAFSTNTPIAGFEADDASRAVIRNAGLADWFTHRTGHNIATDLHGNGAHLDNLETHDTRLILPNTCFSVEPGLYFPGEFGIRSEVNMITRPGKADVTGRIQTELLRI from the coding sequence ATGAACCAGACCGCAATTGAGAGCACAACCATGGACCTGGCAGCTATCCAATCCGCCCTCCGCGAACAGAAACTCGACGGCTGGCTCTTCTACGACCACCACAACCGCGACCCCCTCGCCTACCGCATCCTCGGCATCCCCGGTGGACACATCACCCGCCGCTGGTACTACTTCATCCCTGCACAGGGCGAGCCTAAAAAATTGGTCCACCGCATCGAGTCGCACAAGCTCGACGCCCTGCCCGGCCCGAAAGACCAATACTCCTCCTGGCAGGAGCTTGAATCCAGGCTCAAAGCGATGCTCGATGGCGCGACGAAGATCGCCATGCAGTACTCGCCCAACAACGCCATCATGTACGTCTCGCTCGTCGACGCCGGCACCATTGAGCTGCTCCGCTCCTTCAAGAAAGAGATCGTCACCTCCGCCGACCTCGTCAGCCACTTCGAAGCCGTCCTCACCGAATCCCAGATCGCCACGCACTACGAGGCCCAGCGAAAGCTCGACGCCATCCTCGCCGAGGGCTGGCACGAGATCGGCTCCCGCGTCCGTGCCAACTCACCCGATGCGCACGAGTTCGCCATCGTCGAATTCCTCCAGCGAGCCATCGAGCGCGAAGGCATGGTCACCGAGTTCGGCCCCAACGTCTCCGTCGGGCCAAACTCCGCCGACTCACACTACGTGCCCACTGCGGCCACCTCGAAGCCTATCCGCCGCGGCGACTTCGTCCTCATCGATATATGGTCGAAGCTCGCCAACAACCCCGGAGCCGTCTGGTACGACATCACCTGGACCGGCGCCGTCGACCGCTCCCCCACCGAGCGCGAGCACCACATCTTCACCACCGTCCGCGACGCCCGCGACGCCGCGATCGCCCGCGTGCAACAAGCTTTCAGCACTAACACTCCCATCGCAGGCTTCGAGGCCGACGACGCCTCCCGCGCCGTCATTCGCAACGCCGGCCTGGCCGACTGGTTCACCCACCGGACCGGCCACAACATCGCGACCGACCTCCACGGCAACGGCGCGCACCTCGACAACCTCGAGACCCACGACACCCGCCTCATCCTCCCCAACACCTGCTTCTCCGTCGAGCCCGGCCTCTACTTCCCCGGCGAGTTTGGTATCCGCAGCGAGGTCAACATGATCACTCGCCCCGGCAAAGCGGACGTCACCGGCCGCATCCAGACTGAACTGCTCCGCATTTAG
- the rpsM gene encoding 30S ribosomal protein S13, whose protein sequence is MARIAGVDVPNNKQARIALTYIYGIGNSRAAKILEKAAVDPFAKVSTLDEDQLNHIRQVIEEEGQIEGDLRKDVSLNIKRLIEIQSYRGLRHRRSLPVRGQRTHTNARTRKGPRKGTVAGKKKATK, encoded by the coding sequence ATGGCACGTATTGCTGGAGTCGATGTCCCGAATAACAAACAGGCGCGCATCGCTCTCACTTACATCTACGGGATCGGCAACTCCCGCGCCGCGAAGATCCTCGAGAAGGCGGCGGTTGACCCCTTCGCGAAGGTCTCCACGCTTGACGAGGATCAGCTGAACCACATCCGTCAGGTCATCGAAGAGGAAGGCCAGATTGAAGGCGATCTCCGCAAGGATGTCTCGCTGAACATCAAGCGCCTCATCGAAATCCAGTCCTATCGTGGTCTCCGCCACCGCCGCTCGCTTCCAGTACGCGGTCAGCGCACACACACTAACGCTCGCACCCGCAAGGGCCCACGCAAGGGAACCGTTGCCGGTAAGAAGAAAGCGACGAAATAA
- a CDS encoding sensor domain-containing diguanylate cyclase, with translation MSFRRSENGTAKLWALWTRELLDSHPEAECEELTRLAASLCGTPIGLVTLLDERQQWVRASDLFKLGETPREIAFCAHAVRQQGLFVVKDALLDNRFGTNPLVTGDPPLRFYAGTPIVTADGHVLGTFSVLDLTPRILTADQAQVLEVLSRQAAARLELKMQRGALDQALIEKEKAGANLRASEELFRAFMNASPFLSYIKDAAGRLLFYNRAFAHRFGISEYSWLGRSDEQLWQRTIKSVRTHDLEVMAGGGIVETEEQIRGTDGKISTLRSYKFPCHDSAGNVLLAGVAVDVTDDVAQKSELERYHQELEDANDQLRRLAVTDELTGLRNRRAFEERLVMEFSMARRRKRDLAVLLMDVDNFKKINDRFGHASGDDVLRRLGNILRTTVRLPDLPARYGGEEFVVLLPESGEESAMGLARRLMQRIAVEEWENEPVTISMGMAAMNESLQNGYQLVELADEALYAAKRAGKNRVMVHSG, from the coding sequence ATGAGCTTTCGGCGGTCTGAAAATGGCACAGCCAAACTGTGGGCTTTGTGGACACGGGAACTCCTGGATTCGCATCCAGAGGCGGAGTGTGAAGAGCTGACGCGCCTGGCCGCCTCTCTCTGCGGCACGCCGATCGGCCTTGTCACGCTTCTTGACGAGCGGCAGCAGTGGGTCCGGGCCTCCGATCTCTTCAAGCTCGGCGAGACTCCCCGCGAGATCGCCTTCTGTGCCCACGCCGTGCGCCAGCAGGGCTTGTTTGTCGTAAAGGACGCCCTGCTCGACAACCGCTTCGGAACCAATCCTCTGGTCACCGGCGACCCGCCGCTCCGCTTCTATGCCGGTACTCCGATCGTGACCGCCGACGGCCACGTCCTCGGAACTTTCTCGGTTCTTGACCTGACACCGCGCATCCTCACGGCCGACCAGGCGCAGGTGCTCGAGGTTCTCTCCCGGCAGGCCGCCGCGCGGCTTGAGCTCAAGATGCAGCGCGGCGCGCTCGACCAGGCGCTGATTGAAAAAGAGAAGGCTGGCGCAAACCTGCGCGCCAGCGAAGAGCTCTTCCGCGCCTTCATGAACGCCAGCCCGTTCCTCAGCTATATCAAGGACGCTGCGGGCCGTCTGCTCTTCTACAACCGCGCCTTTGCCCACCGCTTCGGCATCAGCGAATACTCCTGGCTCGGCCGCAGCGACGAGCAGCTCTGGCAGCGCACGATCAAGTCGGTCCGAACTCATGATCTCGAGGTCATGGCCGGCGGCGGCATCGTCGAAACCGAAGAGCAGATCCGCGGCACCGACGGCAAGATCAGCACGCTGCGTTCGTATAAGTTCCCCTGCCACGACTCGGCAGGAAATGTTCTGCTGGCTGGCGTCGCCGTGGACGTCACCGACGACGTGGCCCAGAAGTCCGAGCTCGAGCGCTACCACCAGGAGCTCGAAGACGCCAACGACCAGCTCCGCCGGCTCGCCGTCACCGACGAACTCACTGGCCTGCGCAACCGCCGCGCCTTCGAAGAGCGCCTCGTCATGGAGTTCTCCATGGCCCGCCGCCGCAAGCGCGACCTCGCCGTGCTGCTCATGGACGTCGACAACTTCAAGAAGATCAACGACCGCTTCGGCCACGCGTCAGGCGACGACGTGCTGCGCCGGCTGGGCAATATTCTGCGCACCACCGTCAGGCTGCCTGACCTCCCGGCCCGCTATGGCGGCGAAGAGTTCGTCGTCCTGCTGCCGGAGAGCGGCGAAGAGAGCGCGATGGGCCTCGCGCGCCGCCTCATGCAGCGCATCGCCGTCGAAGAGTGGGAGAACGAACCTGTCACCATCAGCATGGGCATGGCCGCGATGAACGAGTCACTTCAGAACGGCTACCAGCTCGTCGAACTGGCCGACGAGGCCCTCTACGCCGCCAAACGCGCCGGCAAAAACCGCGTCATGGTGCATAGCGGATAA
- the rplQ gene encoding 50S ribosomal protein L17, which produces MRHRNAGYKLGRNTSHRRAVLRSLVTSIVLNDRIETTITKAKASRPLVEKMITLGKRGDVHARRQAAAYLMTPESVDRLFAVVAPRYGARNGGYSRITRTGARKGDAAEMAFIELLGAEQELNEKAQKRAETRAKKREELQKQLEEQNAAAAADEAPKSEE; this is translated from the coding sequence ATGCGCCACCGTAACGCTGGCTACAAACTTGGACGAAACACATCTCACCGTCGTGCGGTGCTCCGCAGTCTGGTGACGTCGATCGTTCTCAACGACCGTATCGAAACCACCATCACCAAGGCCAAGGCCTCGCGCCCTCTGGTCGAGAAGATGATCACGCTGGGCAAGCGCGGCGACGTTCACGCACGCCGTCAGGCCGCCGCCTATCTCATGACGCCAGAGTCGGTGGACCGCCTCTTTGCCGTTGTCGCTCCGCGTTATGGCGCACGCAACGGCGGCTACAGCCGCATCACTCGCACCGGCGCTCGCAAGGGCGACGCTGCCGAGATGGCGTTCATCGAGCTGCTCGGTGCCGAGCAGGAGCTCAACGAGAAGGCGCAGAAGCGCGCCGAGACCCGCGCCAAGAAGCGTGAGGAGCTGCAGAAGCAGCTTGAGGAGCAGAACGCCGCGGCAGCCGCCGACGAGGCTCCGAAGTCGGAGGAGTAG
- the map gene encoding type I methionyl aminopeptidase produces MAIMIKSPQEIEKMRISGKVLRKVHDAIAPHVVAGASTMDIEEIAAAKIAEFGAKAAFKGYHGYPSALCTSINEEVVHGMPNQKRVLKDGDILSIDCGVIVDGFYSDAAVTYSIGETKPRIQRLLEITKASLEAAIQQCQVGGRLGDISAAVQEMCEAEGFGVVRDFVGHGIGRSMHEDPQVPNFGPKGKGPRLKAGMVLAIEPMINAGGPEVRVLADGWTAVTVDGSYSAHFEHTVALTKDGPQILTL; encoded by the coding sequence ATGGCCATCATGATTAAGTCGCCGCAGGAGATCGAGAAGATGCGGATCTCGGGCAAAGTGCTTCGCAAGGTGCATGACGCCATCGCGCCGCATGTTGTGGCGGGCGCTTCGACGATGGACATCGAGGAGATCGCGGCTGCGAAGATCGCCGAGTTCGGCGCAAAGGCCGCCTTTAAGGGCTACCACGGTTATCCTTCGGCTCTATGTACCTCGATCAATGAAGAGGTCGTCCACGGGATGCCAAACCAGAAGCGGGTCCTCAAGGATGGAGACATCCTCTCAATTGACTGCGGAGTGATTGTCGATGGCTTCTACTCGGACGCCGCGGTGACCTATTCAATCGGGGAGACGAAGCCCCGGATCCAGCGGCTGCTGGAGATTACGAAGGCGTCGCTCGAGGCGGCGATTCAGCAATGCCAGGTCGGCGGCCGGCTGGGCGATATCTCCGCGGCAGTGCAGGAGATGTGTGAAGCTGAAGGGTTTGGCGTGGTCCGCGACTTTGTCGGCCACGGTATTGGCCGGAGCATGCACGAGGACCCCCAGGTCCCGAACTTTGGCCCCAAGGGCAAGGGGCCGCGTCTGAAGGCCGGCATGGTGCTCGCGATTGAGCCGATGATCAACGCCGGTGGCCCGGAGGTTCGGGTCCTGGCTGACGGCTGGACGGCGGTGACCGTCGACGGGAGCTACAGCGCCCACTTCGAGCACACGGTGGCGTTGACCAAAGATGGCCCCCAGATACTTACTCTCTAG
- the rpmJ gene encoding 50S ribosomal protein L36 produces MKVRASVKKICDKCKVIHRRGVVRVICENAKHKQRQG; encoded by the coding sequence ATGAAGGTTCGTGCTTCCGTAAAGAAGATTTGTGACAAGTGCAAGGTGATTCACCGCCGTGGAGTCGTTCGCGTTATCTGCGAGAACGCCAAGCACAAGCAGCGTCAAGGATAA
- the infA gene encoding translation initiation factor IF-1 yields MSKEDAIEVMATVVETLPNAMFKVELENKHQALAHVSGRMRKNFIRILPGDRVAIELSPYDLNRGRIVYRYK; encoded by the coding sequence TTGTCGAAGGAAGATGCAATTGAAGTAATGGCAACCGTTGTTGAGACGTTGCCGAATGCGATGTTCAAGGTCGAGCTTGAGAACAAGCATCAGGCGCTTGCGCACGTCTCCGGACGCATGCGCAAGAACTTCATCCGCATCCTCCCCGGCGACCGTGTCGCGATTGAGCTCAGCCCGTACGATCTCAACCGCGGACGCATCGTCTACCGCTATAAGTAG
- the rpsK gene encoding 30S ribosomal protein S11 codes for MAKTQTKAAAKTGKNKKFKKRERKNVPYGLVFIQASFNNTIVTITDQTGNTLSWKSSGSLGFRGSRKGTPFAAQQAAVNAANAARDHGLRSVDVRVSGPGSGRESAIRALATAGIEVRSIRDVTPMPHNGCRPPKRRRV; via the coding sequence ATGGCGAAGACACAGACCAAGGCAGCCGCCAAGACCGGTAAGAATAAGAAGTTCAAGAAGCGGGAACGGAAGAACGTTCCGTACGGCCTCGTCTTCATTCAGGCTTCGTTCAACAACACCATCGTCACCATCACCGACCAGACGGGTAACACGCTCAGCTGGAAGAGCTCGGGGTCGCTCGGCTTCCGCGGCTCCCGCAAGGGAACCCCGTTTGCCGCGCAGCAGGCCGCCGTCAACGCTGCCAACGCTGCCCGCGACCACGGTCTTCGTTCGGTGGATGTGCGCGTCTCCGGGCCGGGTTCGGGCCGCGAGTCGGCGATCCGCGCCCTCGCGACCGCCGGAATCGAGGTTCGCTCGATCCGCGACGTCACGCCGATGCCGCACAACGGCTGCCGTCCGCCGAAGCGCAGGAGAGTGTAA
- a CDS encoding adenylate kinase: MEALTVDLSTHQPAPADVSFLPGPVLLLGAPGVGKGTQAKRLMAEFGIPQISTGDLLRENIAMGTDLGKAARALMDKGQLVSDDLVNQMVADRLAKPDVARGYILDGFPRTLIQAEWVDSQLASGPETLPIVAISIVVGYDELLRRITGRRLCPAGHIYNIYTNPPAVAGECDADGQALIQRSDDSETVFHERMKTFGELTAPVVEHYSRQGRFEQVDGSRGVEEVTSAITGALRRLRQGTGRS, from the coding sequence GTGGAAGCATTGACTGTCGATTTATCAACACATCAACCGGCCCCGGCAGACGTTAGCTTCTTGCCAGGGCCGGTCCTTCTTTTGGGAGCTCCCGGGGTAGGCAAGGGGACACAGGCAAAGCGGCTGATGGCCGAGTTTGGCATTCCGCAGATATCGACCGGCGACCTGCTGCGCGAAAACATCGCCATGGGAACGGATCTTGGCAAGGCTGCTCGCGCGCTCATGGACAAGGGCCAGCTGGTCTCCGACGACCTCGTCAACCAGATGGTCGCTGACCGGCTCGCGAAGCCGGACGTGGCTCGCGGCTATATCCTCGATGGCTTTCCGCGCACGCTGATCCAGGCAGAGTGGGTGGATTCGCAGCTTGCCTCGGGGCCTGAGACGCTTCCGATCGTCGCGATCAGCATCGTCGTCGGGTACGATGAGTTGCTGCGCCGCATCACGGGCAGGCGTCTTTGCCCGGCCGGGCACATCTATAACATCTATACGAATCCTCCGGCGGTCGCGGGGGAGTGCGATGCAGACGGTCAGGCGCTGATCCAGCGCTCGGACGACTCGGAGACGGTCTTCCACGAGCGGATGAAGACGTTTGGAGAGCTGACGGCGCCGGTCGTCGAACACTACAGCAGGCAGGGCCGGTTTGAGCAGGTCGACGGCAGCCGGGGTGTAGAAGAGGTGACCTCCGCGATTACGGGTGCGCTGCGCCGCCTTCGCCAGGGAACGGGAAGGAGTTAG
- a CDS encoding antibiotic biosynthesis monooxygenase, protein MGSISVACYKPRPGCEDALLTLVRNHLSPLRALCLITDRPPIVMRTSDGTIVEVFEWVSQEAIDAAHHNPTVQLLWKHFEDVCTYEVPSNIAEFQKMFSHFEPMNLHSKP, encoded by the coding sequence ATGGGCTCAATCTCAGTAGCCTGCTATAAGCCGCGTCCCGGATGTGAAGACGCCCTGCTTACGCTGGTCCGCAACCACCTCTCGCCGCTCCGAGCCTTATGCCTCATCACCGACCGTCCTCCAATCGTGATGCGCACCTCCGACGGAACCATCGTCGAGGTCTTCGAGTGGGTTTCGCAGGAGGCCATCGACGCCGCCCACCACAACCCCACCGTCCAGCTACTCTGGAAGCACTTCGAAGACGTATGCACCTACGAGGTCCCATCCAATATCGCCGAGTTCCAGAAGATGTTCTCGCACTTCGAACCGATGAATCTCCACAGCAAACCTTGA
- the secY gene encoding preprotein translocase subunit SecY, whose protein sequence is MFEKIANIFRIPDLRKRVLFTLGMLAVYRIGSNIPTPGINGAMLAEFFNQNSGSALGLVDLFSGGNLRKLTIFALGIMPYITASIIFQLLTVIYEPLAKLQKEGELGRRKITQWTRYVTVLLGIVQSFTIALTLTNSTTGAPMVTISRGAFIPLCVLTLTCGTAFIMWLGEQITERGVGNGMSLLIFAGIVVGIPRGIAELYDKVQTNAWGAFTPVAVVLLIAGMIAVVAFIVYVERSERRITVQYAKRIVGRRMMGGQSTHLPLKVNSGGVMPVIFASSILSAPLLFQGMSFFGSAPLRDTAFFGPIIRNLSPGEPWYELLRIIAIIFFAYFYISIVFRPDDIADNMRKYGGFIPGIRPGKRTADFINDVLTRITLVGALYLIIVSIIPELLISGIHFNHIWLIGRMFDQLPSWMTNGLGVNFYFGGTSLLIVVGVAMDTVQQIESQLIMRHYDGFTPKSGRIRGRKSW, encoded by the coding sequence ATGTTCGAGAAAATCGCAAACATCTTTCGCATTCCTGACCTGCGCAAGCGCGTGCTGTTCACGCTTGGCATGCTGGCCGTCTACCGTATCGGATCGAATATCCCGACCCCGGGCATCAATGGCGCGATGCTGGCGGAGTTCTTCAATCAGAACTCTGGTTCGGCCCTCGGCCTGGTTGACCTCTTCTCCGGCGGCAACCTTCGCAAACTAACGATCTTCGCACTCGGCATCATGCCGTACATCACTGCGTCGATCATCTTCCAGCTGCTAACGGTGATCTACGAGCCGCTGGCAAAGCTGCAGAAGGAAGGCGAGCTTGGCCGCCGCAAGATTACACAGTGGACCCGCTATGTCACCGTGCTCCTGGGCATTGTCCAGTCGTTCACGATCGCTCTGACGCTCACGAACTCGACTACAGGCGCGCCGATGGTTACGATCTCGCGTGGCGCCTTTATCCCACTGTGCGTTCTGACGCTGACCTGCGGTACTGCCTTCATCATGTGGCTGGGTGAGCAGATCACCGAGCGCGGCGTCGGCAATGGTATGTCACTGCTGATCTTCGCCGGTATCGTCGTCGGTATTCCACGGGGCATCGCGGAGCTTTACGACAAGGTTCAGACGAATGCCTGGGGCGCGTTTACTCCGGTCGCGGTCGTCCTGCTGATTGCGGGCATGATCGCGGTGGTCGCATTTATCGTCTACGTCGAGCGCTCTGAGCGACGTATCACGGTGCAGTACGCCAAGCGCATCGTCGGACGGCGCATGATGGGAGGGCAATCCACGCACTTGCCGCTCAAGGTGAACTCCGGCGGCGTGATGCCGGTCATCTTCGCGAGCTCGATTCTTTCGGCCCCCCTTCTGTTCCAGGGCATGAGCTTCTTCGGCAGCGCTCCTCTGCGCGATACGGCCTTCTTCGGGCCGATCATCCGCAACCTCTCGCCGGGCGAGCCGTGGTACGAACTGCTCCGCATCATCGCGATCATCTTCTTCGCATACTTCTACATCTCGATCGTCTTCCGTCCGGACGACATCGCCGATAACATGCGGAAGTACGGCGGGTTCATTCCCGGCATCCGTCCGGGCAAGCGCACGGCCGACTTCATCAACGACGTTCTGACTCGCATAACACTGGTTGGCGCGCTCTACCTGATCATCGTGTCGATCATCCCCGAGCTTCTCATCAGCGGAATTCACTTCAACCATATCTGGCTGATCGGCAGGATGTTTGACCAGCTTCCGAGCTGGATGACCAACGGCCTCGGCGTGAACTTCTACTTCGGCGGCACCTCGCTGCTGATCGTCGTGGGCGTCGCCATGGATACGGTGCAGCAGATCGAGTCGCAGCTCATCATGCGCCACTATGATGGCTTTACTCCGAAGAGCGGAAGAATCCGCGGACGCAAGAGCTGGTAG
- a CDS encoding DNA-directed RNA polymerase subunit alpha codes for MLWRGFQKPKRLAVDGETITEKYGKFSAQPFERGFGTTIGNALRRTLLSSIEGAAVTAVRIEGVLHEFQSITGVVEDATDIILNLKQIPFKLNGEGPKALYLRADQAGVVTSGSIEADGDVEILDKDVYICTISEGGKIDMEMRLKRGRGYISADKNFDADLGLGFIPVDSVHSPVRKVNYLVEAARLGQITDYDKLTLEIWTNGTVSPADALGLSAKLLKDHMTIFINFEEEMEAGQEGAHDGPAIRNENLNRSVEELELSVRSYNCLKNANIATIGELIQKTEAEMLKTKNFGRKSLNEIKEILAQMGLSLGMKIDENGNPQPGPTSVLPAATLAASFGNFDDEDDEEDDLLPNEQENF; via the coding sequence ATGCTTTGGAGAGGATTCCAGAAGCCCAAGCGCCTCGCAGTCGATGGCGAAACCATTACCGAGAAGTACGGCAAGTTCAGCGCGCAGCCCTTTGAGCGCGGCTTCGGCACAACGATCGGCAACGCGCTTCGCCGCACGCTGCTCTCGTCGATCGAGGGCGCGGCCGTGACCGCTGTTCGCATCGAGGGCGTGCTGCATGAGTTCCAGTCCATCACAGGCGTCGTTGAGGACGCGACCGACATCATCCTCAACCTGAAGCAGATTCCGTTCAAGCTGAACGGCGAAGGCCCCAAGGCCCTCTATCTGCGCGCGGACCAGGCCGGCGTCGTGACCTCCGGTTCCATCGAGGCCGACGGCGACGTCGAGATCCTCGATAAGGACGTTTACATCTGCACCATCTCCGAGGGCGGCAAGATCGACATGGAGATGCGTCTGAAGCGTGGCCGCGGTTACATCTCGGCCGACAAGAACTTCGACGCGGACCTCGGCCTGGGCTTCATCCCGGTCGACAGCGTCCACTCGCCTGTCCGCAAGGTCAACTACCTCGTTGAGGCGGCCCGTCTCGGTCAGATCACCGACTACGACAAGCTGACGCTCGAGATCTGGACCAACGGCACCGTGTCTCCCGCTGATGCTCTCGGCCTCTCCGCCAAGCTGCTCAAGGACCACATGACGATCTTCATCAACTTCGAAGAGGAGATGGAGGCCGGTCAGGAGGGTGCGCATGATGGCCCGGCGATTCGCAACGAGAACCTCAACCGCTCGGTCGAGGAGCTGGAGCTCTCGGTGCGCAGCTACAACTGCCTGAAGAACGCCAACATTGCCACCATCGGCGAACTCATCCAGAAGACCGAAGCCGAGATGCTGAAGACCAAGAACTTCGGCCGCAAGTCGCTGAACGAGATCAAGGAGATCCTCGCGCAGATGGGCCTGTCACTCGGCATGAAGATCGACGAGAACGGCAACCCGCAGCCTGGACCGACCTCGGTTCTTCCTGCCGCGACTCTCGCCGCCAGCTTCGGCAACTTCGACGACGAGGACGACGAAGAAGACGACCTGCTTCCCAACGAGCAGGAAAACTTCTAA
- the rpsD gene encoding 30S ribosomal protein S4, producing MARYTGPVCRLCRRDGTKLFLKGAKCFSEKCPVEKRNFPPGQHGQSKKQKKVVGYGLQLREKQKAKRIYFTLETQFRAYYEKASNKTGVTGELLLQQLETRLDNVAYRLGFALSRRQARQLVRHGHVQVNGRKVNIPSFQCKVGDEVAIREGSKSITILESAKEFASGQRAAQWLDINRDNLSGKVLALPKREDINLPVNEQLIVELYSK from the coding sequence ATGGCACGTTACACCGGACCCGTCTGCCGCCTTTGCCGCCGCGACGGAACCAAGCTCTTCCTCAAGGGAGCCAAGTGCTTTTCAGAGAAGTGCCCCGTAGAGAAGCGCAACTTCCCCCCGGGCCAGCACGGCCAGTCCAAGAAGCAGAAGAAGGTCGTCGGCTACGGTCTGCAGCTGCGTGAGAAGCAGAAGGCCAAGCGCATCTACTTCACGCTCGAGACACAGTTCCGCGCCTACTATGAGAAGGCCTCGAACAAGACCGGCGTCACCGGCGAACTGCTGCTGCAGCAGCTTGAGACGCGTCTGGACAACGTGGCCTACCGCCTCGGCTTCGCGCTGAGCCGCCGTCAGGCCCGTCAGCTCGTCCGCCACGGCCACGTTCAGGTCAATGGCCGCAAGGTCAACATTCCTTCCTTCCAGTGCAAGGTGGGAGACGAGGTCGCGATCCGCGAGGGTTCGAAGTCGATCACGATCCTCGAGTCCGCGAAGGAGTTCGCCAGCGGTCAGCGCGCGGCGCAGTGGCTGGATATCAACCGCGATAATCTTTCTGGCAAGGTGCTTGCCCTGCCGAAGCGCGAGGACATCAACCTGCCGGTCAACGAGCAGCTGATCGTCGAGCTTTACAGCAAGTAA